In Bradyrhizobium sp. WD16, the genomic stretch GTACGAGGATGTCATAAAGCAAGTCATTGACGCATATTGGCGAGATTTCGAAGATCATAGTTCGTCATTTATGCCCGCGTTCTTGGCAAATGATATTCTTAGACTTTGGCGTACGTTTTGTGTGAATTACGAAGCCAGAACAGTTCGTGTGCCGGAAATCGAAAAAGCTAAAGGAAAAACCACTAACTACAAACTGAAGCATAGCCGAATGCTGACGTGCTATTCTGCTTTGCTGTACCTGTTGGCGGTCTATGTTGAAAAAGGAACTGTGCAGCAGGCCGATGCATTTCACATGACCCAACTAACTCCCACTAGTCGGCTCGATTGGTTGTCTAGTCATGAAGGTGCCGCCTCGGCGCGTTCCGTCCTCGAGAAGCTCCTATCCAAGTACGAGGAGTTTCTTGCGACCACAAGTGACGGAGATTCGAAACTGATTGAGCGTTTCATGGATCGAGAGCAAAGCCATCGGCTCATGAACGCAGCGTACGAATTTGGGGATCTCATGTTTGACGCTTTGGCGGCAATCGGAGGGTCAAATCGGTTTTATCGTCTATTAGTGGTTTAGTTCAAACTGAACTTCTGCAGAATTAATGCCCATACGGCATCGATCGATGCCCACTCTAAAATGGCCCGGCATCGGCCCGCTTCCTACCCTCCCGGCGAAAAACCAAAGCCCCCTGAAGACGCGCGCCGGTCGCTGCGAGAACGCTCGCCGCAAGACCGACAACGATAACCAACCGGGAGGATATCGATGTTCATCATCAAGCTCGCGACGCTGACGACGACGCTGCTGCCGCTGGCCGCCAT encodes the following:
- a CDS encoding nucleotidyltransferase domain-containing protein, with amino-acid sequence MGELSDRRTQTEKRINQLSEHLEPAEKIAAGKASVYATGSFGRREASQSSDLDLFIVGKPGDIDDKGKEKRPLSKLDEILVKAKLIELTRDLGIKDFSGDGRYLVYYSVQDLTSTLGTPDDDVLNTFTARLLLLLESFPLVERGVYEDVIKQVIDAYWRDFEDHSSSFMPAFLANDILRLWRTFCVNYEARTVRVPEIEKAKGKTTNYKLKHSRMLTCYSALLYLLAVYVEKGTVQQADAFHMTQLTPTSRLDWLSSHEGAASARSVLEKLLSKYEEFLATTSDGDSKLIERFMDREQSHRLMNAAYEFGDLMFDALAAIGGSNRFYRLLVV